In Streptococcus gallolyticus subsp. gallolyticus DSM 16831, the sequence TGCTATCATGAACAGAAGCTGGCGTGACAATATAATTCAGAATATAGCCAGATAAGGTAACTAGCATGTGAACTTTGAAACCATAAAACCATGAGTGTTTAGACGCGTTGTAACCAATATTTGCCGACTCTTTAAAACTGCTTGCCCTATATGGTTACGAACAGGGTGACAAAGTGCTAACGGAAAACTATCTATGATGACGATGCTATCAGGTGATATCTCTTTATTCATAGCTTGACGAATCAGTTGCATCAACCAAATTAACTGTCTAGACCGACGATTAAAGCGACTTCGTTCTAGCAATCTTCCGCAAGGAAATAGTTGACAGATACGATAGAAATGACGTTGTTTCAGTGAGTCAGGACAATAATCACGATAAAGTTGATGACAAATTTTTGATAATTGTCGCATATTCCATTGTAAATGATGAGATTTAGCAGTATACTGTAAGTGGCTCATTGGGATGACCTCCTGTTTGTTTCGTCACTTACAGTATAGTCCTTTTGGGCTTTTTCTTGTTTTTTGAGTTTAACTAGCACCACGGGTACTCACTATCTTTTTCATTGTAAAGACCTCCTTTTTGAAATTTGAAAAAATTGTATCAGAAAAATGTTATAATTGTAATACATAAATGAAGAATGGAAATTTAAAAATATATTCTCTTTGTTATCTCATTCATTGCTTTTTAAATCCTTTAGAGATATAATATAAGCGGATGAAGGCGATTTTATTACAATGAATTGTAGAAGAAAATGCTATTCTTGAGAAGGATACACTGTTAACTAATATCAACATCTATTCCCATCAATAATAAATTTGAGTGATTGAATAACATATGCAAAAATCTATATTCATTTATATTTTTTAAACATATAATCCCTTTAGTTTAGTTATAATACAACAATGAAAAATATAACACTTTGAATTTTTGTATACTGTAATTTAAATGAAAGGAGCAAATTGTAATATGAAGAACTTAGGTTTATTTATCTCTGTTGTCTTTTTATTGGGGAGTATACTTTTATCATACTGTGGTTTTAAAAACGGAAATATTTTTTTAGTACTTTCTGGCATATTAGGGGTTGTTGTTTTTTTAACGAGTATAGTAAAATTAGTAAGAAAGTACGATTATGAAAATTAAAGACTAGTGGTAAAAAGTCAAGCTATGAATTGTTAAAGCTTATGCTTGAATAATTTCATAAATATAATATATATATTACGAGGAGGAAACAAATGACAAAAGTTAGTATTTTTGGTGGTAAGGGAAATATGGGTTCAGCTATCGCGGAAGTTTTTAAGCGTTCTGGCAATGAAGTAGATGTCATTGGGCGTGATTATCACGGGCAAAAGCTAGGTGACATTGTTGTTTTGGCAGTAAAATATACTGATCTAAATGCACTAGTTGAGGCCCAGGCAGAATACTTGGCGGGTAAAATTATTATTGACATTAGTAATCCTATCAGCTTTACCAATTTAAGTGAATTGCAGGTGCCTAAGGGGACCTCAGTTGCTGAAATTATAGCTAAAAAATTACCAAATAGTCAGGTGGTAAAAGGCTTTAATATTAATTTCTCGGATTCACTGGCAACTTGCCAAGTCAAGGGTAAGCCAGCTAGTCTGCTTTTTGCTAGTGATAGTGCAGAGGCAAAACAAACTATCTTTACTGCCCTAGAAAAAAGCGGAGCTAAATTGGTAGATGCAGGCCCATTAAGTCGAGCAAGAGAATTAGAAAGTGTAGGCTTATTACTTATTAGCCTAGCAGTTAATCAACAAATTGGGCGCGATGGAGGATTGGTAATTCTGTAAACGATAAAAAGAAAATCAAAACATGTCAAGTCCAAGTTAAAACGGATAGTTAAAAAGTATGTTTAGTCAGTAGAAGGTGTGATTCTAGAGTTGATAGGAGTCATACCTTTTAGTTTTTCCATAGTATGCTATAGTTGATGCAGTCTTTGATTTGGCTGATAAGACTCTCTTTATTTTGTGCTGGAAATAGCCTTAAGGATTCACTTTCGAGATGGGAGAAAAAATTCTCACAAGAAGCATTGTCATGATGAGTTTATTATCATTAAAATTCTGACAAAGTATATGCCAAAAAGAGTTGTATGACACTCAGGAACATCTTTCATTGTTTGTGTAATAGGCATGATTAACATCAGTCACTAACCTTTGGGAAAGACGTCTTGGCTAATATTCAGAGGATCCAGCAGTTATAAGAATGTAATTGACAGGTCGCTTTCAAGAAATGACTTGCCGATTTGTCTTATCTAAGTAACGGCGATTAGTAATTTTCCAAACATGAACATGTTATACTTAAGAGGACAATAAACATTTATGAATAGCAATCTAGCAACAGGTAAACTACAGTAGCAAGTCGAGGACGGTTGTCAGGTTTCAAGTTTTTGACTTAGAATTTCAACCTTGCTGAACCCATAGTAGTGTTGAAGCTTCTGTAATGGAAGTGGAGCGAAGGGGTGAACCAATAACTGAAGTGATGTTCCGCTTCGCCTGTACCTGTAACGTCGGTCTGGTAGGTAGAGAAAATTAACTCATATAGTTGATGGGAACCTACGGTGTCTCGCAGGTAACAAAACAAGAAAGGAATGACACGCCTGTCTCAACTATTTGCACAAATTCTATCCAAAGAAAATATGATGATTGCTTTCATGAAAGTGCCAATAAAGGTTCAGCTGGGGTAGATGGCATTACCGTAACTGATATTGGGTTGTATCTCAATGAGAATTGGCGAACCATTAAGGGCCAAATATTGGTGAGAAAATATAAACCATAGCCCGTCTTACGGGTAAAAATTCCCAGACCGCAGGGAGGGAAGAGGAGTCTAGGAATACCAACAGTGGTTGACAGGATTATCCAACAAGCGATAGTTCAAGTTATCACACCACTCTGTGAGCCAAACTTCCAAGAAACGAGCTATGGCTTTCGGCCTAACCGCTCTTGTGAAATGGTTATTCTCAAGCTGTTGGATTATTTCAATGACGGATACACATGGATTATGGATATAGACTTAGAGAAAATTCTTTGACACTGTTCCACAAGACCGCCTAAGGTCTTATGTTCACACTATTCTTAATGAATTGGATAAGGAACTTGAAAAAACGAGGACTACGTTTTGTTCGTTACGCAGATGACTGTGTTATCACCGTTGGAAGTGAGGCGGGCCATATCAAAACCAGTCCCATACATATAATTGTTGCTTGGCGTTTCCCAACGTCTGTAATCTAAACAAGCCTTTATCTGCCCAAAGACAGGTTCCACATCAACTGCCTTCTTCAGATAAAAGCGCCTGGCTTTCTTGGTGTTTTAACTCTTGATACCTTTCATTGACATAAAGAGCTTTTTGAGGGATGACATCTGGTTG encodes:
- a CDS encoding NADPH-dependent F420 reductase — translated: MTKVSIFGGKGNMGSAIAEVFKRSGNEVDVIGRDYHGQKLGDIVVLAVKYTDLNALVEAQAEYLAGKIIIDISNPISFTNLSELQVPKGTSVAEIIAKKLPNSQVVKGFNINFSDSLATCQVKGKPASLLFASDSAEAKQTIFTALEKSGAKLVDAGPLSRARELESVGLLLISLAVNQQIGRDGGLVIL